One Oryzomonas sagensis DNA segment encodes these proteins:
- the flgB gene encoding flagellar basal body rod protein FlgB, which translates to MPVNGIFGTTIDVLGKSIDLRTKSQNLISSNIANAETPNYIPKSLDFEQELQSAVKSGSKGTPAITHPRHLPLRGSGAGLQSVTGQVVETPAKTPGNDGNAVELENEMGKLLENQIMFNASVQMLSKKFSDLSVAIKGGN; encoded by the coding sequence ATGCCGGTTAATGGGATTTTTGGCACGACGATCGACGTGCTGGGCAAAAGTATCGATCTGCGGACCAAAAGCCAAAACCTGATTTCATCGAATATCGCCAATGCGGAAACCCCCAACTACATCCCCAAATCGCTGGACTTCGAGCAGGAGTTGCAGAGTGCGGTGAAAAGCGGCAGCAAGGGGACGCCGGCAATCACCCATCCGCGACATCTGCCGTTGAGAGGCAGCGGGGCGGGGCTTCAGTCCGTGACCGGCCAGGTCGTGGAAACCCCGGCCAAGACCCCCGGCAACGACGGCAATGCGGTGGAGTTGGAGAACGAGATGGGCAAGCTGCTGGAAAACCAGATCATGTTCAACGCCTCGGTCCAGATGCTCTCCAAGAAGTTCAGCGATTTGAGCGTAGCGATCAAGGGAGGTAACTAA
- the flgC gene encoding flagellar basal body rod protein FlgC yields the protein MDFFSSMNISSSALTAERTRMNLISSNLANAGSTRTSEGGPYKRKDAVFSATPLESGFKRALNSAVGQQTRQVEVTEIVEDQNPPRMQYDPGHPDANAQGYVAMPNVNVVEEMADMISASRSYEANVTAVQAAKSMALKTLEIGK from the coding sequence ATGGATTTTTTCAGTTCCATGAATATCAGCTCCTCGGCCCTTACGGCTGAGCGCACCAGGATGAACCTGATCTCCAGCAACCTGGCCAATGCCGGTTCAACCCGGACATCCGAGGGGGGGCCCTACAAGCGTAAGGATGCGGTCTTTTCCGCGACCCCCCTGGAGAGCGGCTTCAAGCGGGCCTTGAACAGCGCTGTCGGCCAGCAGACCCGCCAGGTGGAGGTCACCGAGATCGTAGAGGACCAGAATCCCCCTCGCATGCAGTACGATCCCGGCCACCCCGACGCCAACGCCCAGGGCTACGTGGCCATGCCCAATGTCAATGTGGTCGAAGAGATGGCCGACATGATCAGCGCAAGCCGCAGTTATGAAGCCAATGTGACGGCGGTCCAGGCGGCCAAGAGCATGGCCCTGAAAACGCTTGAAATCGGCAAGTAG
- the fliE gene encoding flagellar hook-basal body complex protein FliE yields the protein MDVKGIESGLGLGAVFPGAGEAKSASAPEGAGKFFSELVSKVNDLQTQSDQAIQGLATGENKNLHEVMISMEKASISFQFLAQVRNKAVEAYQEVMRMQV from the coding sequence GTGGATGTAAAAGGTATAGAAAGCGGTCTCGGCCTCGGCGCGGTATTCCCGGGGGCCGGCGAGGCAAAATCGGCGTCTGCGCCCGAGGGTGCCGGCAAATTTTTCAGCGAACTCGTCTCCAAGGTGAATGACCTGCAGACCCAGTCCGATCAGGCCATCCAAGGCCTTGCCACGGGAGAAAACAAAAATCTCCATGAGGTTATGATCTCCATGGAAAAGGCGAGCATCTCCTTCCAATTCCTGGCCCAGGTGCGCAATAAGGCTGTCGAGGCATATCAGGAAGTGATGCGCATGCAGGTGTAG
- the fliF gene encoding flagellar basal-body MS-ring/collar protein FliF: MPEGFQRVIEPFMALSPGKRMLIAGIALLSALAFAVLIFVVNRTDYKPLFTNLSAEDAGEIVKKLKDAKTPYQITADGKGILVPSDKVYEMRLSLASEGLPQGGGVGFEIFDRKNFGMTEFVQKLNYQRALQGELSRTISQINGVEQARVHLVMPEKSLFKDSEKPATASIVLKMKSNRSLSDGEVQGVVHLVASSIEGMDPEHVTVLDSRGKILSKGGSSDPAARMTASMQDTQRAYEKNVEERIQSLLDRVVGSGKSVARATATFDFKQVERVDEKFDPETIAVRSEQRTEEKGASTTAIAGVPGVQTNLGKTAPKPNSASGGGSKNDETLNYEVSRSTSKTIEPVGTLSKISVAVLVDGKYEMPAAVKDGQVGKAKYVPRSPDELQKIDALVKSAIGFDANRGDQLSVQNIPFQDMGDTGMDETPSWWSSPFFMALYKNLLIGLGFLAMVLFVIRPLLKSLKVIKPQVFETFEPLGEAPEKLTSAEKAQIAVQVAEQQSLIETAKKDPYQVAQILQNWLGEENNS, from the coding sequence ATGCCCGAAGGATTCCAAAGAGTTATAGAGCCTTTCATGGCGTTGTCCCCCGGCAAACGCATGCTCATCGCCGGCATCGCGCTGTTGTCGGCGTTGGCCTTCGCGGTGCTGATCTTTGTCGTAAATCGTACCGACTATAAGCCGCTTTTTACCAATCTGTCCGCTGAGGATGCGGGGGAAATCGTAAAAAAGCTGAAGGATGCCAAGACCCCTTACCAGATCACGGCAGACGGCAAGGGCATCCTCGTCCCGTCCGACAAGGTGTATGAGATGCGGCTTTCCCTGGCTTCGGAGGGGTTGCCCCAGGGCGGCGGCGTCGGTTTCGAGATCTTTGACCGCAAAAATTTCGGCATGACGGAGTTCGTCCAGAAGCTCAACTACCAGCGTGCCCTCCAGGGGGAGCTTTCCCGCACCATTTCCCAGATAAATGGCGTCGAGCAGGCGCGCGTTCATCTCGTGATGCCGGAAAAATCGCTCTTCAAGGATAGTGAGAAGCCTGCCACCGCGTCAATCGTGCTCAAGATGAAATCGAACCGCTCCCTGAGCGATGGCGAGGTCCAGGGGGTGGTGCATCTGGTCGCTTCTTCCATTGAGGGAATGGACCCCGAGCATGTCACCGTCCTGGACAGCCGCGGCAAGATCCTCAGCAAGGGGGGCAGCAGCGACCCGGCGGCCCGCATGACCGCGTCCATGCAGGATACCCAGCGCGCCTACGAAAAGAACGTTGAGGAACGCATCCAGTCGCTCCTGGACCGCGTTGTCGGTTCGGGCAAATCGGTGGCGCGGGCAACAGCGACCTTTGACTTCAAACAGGTGGAGCGGGTCGACGAGAAGTTCGACCCGGAAACCATTGCCGTCAGAAGCGAGCAGCGCACCGAGGAGAAGGGGGCGTCCACCACCGCGATCGCCGGTGTCCCCGGCGTGCAGACCAACCTGGGCAAGACCGCTCCCAAACCGAATTCGGCGTCCGGCGGCGGCTCCAAAAACGATGAGACCCTTAATTACGAGGTGAGCCGGTCGACCTCCAAGACGATCGAACCGGTGGGGACCCTGAGCAAGATCTCCGTGGCCGTCCTTGTGGACGGCAAGTACGAGATGCCTGCAGCCGTCAAGGATGGGCAGGTCGGCAAAGCCAAATATGTCCCCCGCTCCCCCGACGAGTTGCAGAAGATCGACGCCCTCGTCAAGAGCGCCATCGGTTTCGACGCCAATCGGGGGGACCAGTTGAGCGTACAGAACATCCCGTTCCAGGATATGGGCGATACGGGCATGGACGAGACGCCCTCCTGGTGGAGCAGCCCCTTCTTCATGGCGCTCTACAAAAACCTGCTGATCGGCCTGGGCTTCCTGGCGATGGTCCTCTTCGTTATCAGGCCGCTCCTCAAATCGCTCAAGGTGATAAAGCCGCAGGTCTTTGAAACGTTTGAACCGCTCGGCGAGGCGCCCGAGAAGCTCACTTCCGCCGAAAAGGCCCAGATAGCCGTGCAGGTGGCTGAACAGCAGAGTCTTATCGAGACGGCGAAAAAGGACCCCTACCAGGTTGCCCAGATACTGCAGAACTGGTTGGGCGAAGAGAACAACAGCTAA
- the fliG gene encoding flagellar motor switch protein FliG, producing the protein MTGSEKAAILLLYLGNEVTSKVFEHLDDDEIKKISKSMAHLGHVPRSTIMEVVEDFTGVINPEAGIFSQGEEFVRKILEKALGPAKADMLMEELQASSYGDLVDILGNMDSKSIANFLSQEHPQTVAVILAKLKSKQTSEIISLLPQELQAEVVLRIADVEQVSPDILQEIDDVIRREIKSMGGVQRYKVGGVEKVVDMFNHFDRSKEKQILDKLDVLSPPLAEIIRKHLFTFEDIFKLDDRSIQAIMREVSNDTLTLAMKTSPDEVKDKIFKNISSRAAEMIKEDLEVMGPVRLSDVDKAQSEIIKVVRKMEEEGKIVLAGRGGDDVLV; encoded by the coding sequence ATGACGGGGTCTGAAAAAGCTGCCATCCTGCTGCTCTACCTTGGCAACGAGGTTACCAGCAAGGTGTTCGAGCATTTGGATGACGACGAGATAAAGAAGATCAGCAAGAGCATGGCCCACTTGGGCCATGTGCCGCGAAGCACCATCATGGAAGTGGTGGAGGATTTCACCGGCGTTATCAACCCCGAGGCGGGAATTTTCTCCCAGGGTGAAGAGTTCGTCCGCAAGATCCTGGAAAAGGCGCTTGGCCCCGCTAAAGCGGATATGCTCATGGAGGAGTTGCAGGCCTCCAGTTACGGCGATCTGGTGGATATCCTGGGCAATATGGATTCCAAGAGTATCGCCAACTTCCTGTCCCAGGAGCATCCCCAGACCGTTGCGGTCATCCTGGCCAAGCTGAAATCCAAGCAGACCAGCGAGATCATCAGCCTTCTCCCCCAGGAACTTCAGGCCGAAGTCGTATTGCGGATTGCCGATGTCGAGCAGGTCTCGCCGGATATCCTCCAGGAAATCGACGACGTCATCCGGCGGGAAATCAAGTCCATGGGCGGCGTTCAGCGCTACAAGGTGGGCGGTGTCGAGAAGGTTGTGGACATGTTCAACCATTTCGACCGCAGCAAGGAAAAGCAGATCCTCGACAAACTGGATGTGCTCAGCCCCCCCCTGGCCGAGATCATCCGCAAGCACCTCTTTACCTTCGAAGACATCTTCAAGCTGGATGACCGCAGTATCCAGGCCATCATGCGCGAGGTCTCCAACGACACCCTGACCCTGGCCATGAAGACGTCGCCGGACGAGGTCAAGGACAAGATCTTCAAGAACATCTCCAGCCGCGCGGCGGAAATGATCAAGGAGGACCTGGAGGTCATGGGGCCGGTGCGGCTCTCGGATGTGGACAAGGCCCAGTCGGAAATCATCAAGGTTGTGCGCAAGATGGAAGAGGAAGGCAAGATCGTGCTGGCCGGCCGTGGGGGAGACGATGTCCTCGTCTAA
- a CDS encoding FliH/SctL family protein has product MSSSKIFKAAQTEGIVVTDYAFGQVGQAHGAAHETGFVPMGLFDSSEIDAAPVAPSPEAAPEVVEPAGVAMTEEELDQQLRDAFNSGLQEGKNLAERGLVNVFRSLRTAAEGVRDLREKVLRESEEELLKLVIMVARKVILREVKMDRSILEDVVQSAIAGLSERDMVTVRLNPDDHALITSGHGGYFQQELKSDRMNFKADAAVLPGNCQIDAEMGTIDASVDGQLDEIYRRLLEERSRASAPDA; this is encoded by the coding sequence ATGTCCTCGTCTAAGATCTTCAAAGCGGCGCAAACGGAAGGGATCGTCGTCACCGACTACGCCTTCGGCCAGGTCGGCCAGGCGCACGGCGCTGCCCATGAAACCGGCTTTGTGCCCATGGGGCTCTTCGACTCATCGGAGATCGACGCGGCACCGGTTGCCCCGTCTCCCGAAGCGGCCCCGGAGGTTGTGGAGCCCGCCGGGGTGGCCATGACCGAGGAGGAACTGGACCAACAGCTCCGCGATGCCTTCAACAGCGGCCTCCAGGAGGGTAAAAACCTGGCCGAACGCGGCCTGGTGAACGTCTTCAGGTCGCTCAGGACCGCGGCCGAAGGGGTTCGCGACCTGCGGGAGAAGGTTCTGCGGGAGTCGGAGGAAGAACTCCTCAAGCTCGTCATCATGGTCGCCCGCAAGGTGATTCTGCGGGAAGTCAAGATGGACCGCTCCATCCTCGAGGATGTGGTCCAATCGGCCATTGCGGGGCTCTCCGAACGCGACATGGTAACGGTGCGCCTGAACCCTGACGATCATGCGCTGATTACCAGCGGCCATGGGGGCTACTTCCAGCAGGAGTTGAAGAGCGACCGGATGAACTTCAAGGCCGATGCGGCCGTTTTACCGGGCAATTGCCAGATAGATGCCGAGATGGGCACCATTGATGCCAGCGTTGATGGCCAGCTCGACGAGATCTATCGGCGCCTTCTCGAAGAGCGGAGCCGGGCCTCGGCTCCCGACGCCTGA
- a CDS encoding FliI/YscN family ATPase, with translation MSHLNLKKYRTALESVKPVKLHGKVTQVVGLVIEGYCPDTSVGAICEIKPQNGDPIPAEVVGFRNNKTLLMPLGELRGVGLDSLISVRRENATLGVGPLMLGRVIDGLGNPIDDKGPIRVEEEYPIYATPVNPMTRPPIRKPLDLGIRSINGLLTCGQGQRVGIMAGSGVGKSTLLGMIARYTEADVNVIALIGERGRELREFIEKDLQEQGLKKTVVVVATSDQPPLVRMRGAYIATTIAEYFQQQGKKVLLMMDSATRFAMAMREVGLAIGEPPTTKGYTPSVFAALPKLLERTGNFPDGSITGLYTVLVEGDDFNEPISDAMRSILDGHIVLSRSLAARNIYPPIDVLASASRVMADVTTGEHLDLAGKFKEALATHRQSEDLINIGAYKAGSNPGIDYAVARYDGMVTYLKQAVQDPVSMFDAVQGLKKLFEA, from the coding sequence ATGTCGCACCTCAACCTGAAGAAATACCGGACAGCCCTGGAATCGGTCAAGCCGGTAAAATTACACGGCAAGGTCACCCAGGTCGTCGGGTTGGTGATCGAAGGGTATTGCCCGGATACGTCGGTCGGGGCCATTTGCGAGATCAAACCCCAGAACGGGGACCCGATTCCGGCGGAGGTGGTCGGTTTCCGCAACAACAAGACCCTCCTGATGCCGTTGGGAGAGTTGCGGGGCGTCGGATTGGACAGCCTGATCTCCGTCCGGCGGGAAAACGCCACCTTGGGGGTGGGACCGCTGATGCTGGGCCGGGTGATCGACGGTCTCGGCAACCCCATAGACGATAAGGGACCGATCAGGGTGGAGGAGGAGTACCCGATCTACGCAACGCCGGTCAACCCCATGACACGGCCCCCCATCAGAAAGCCGCTCGACCTAGGCATCCGCAGTATCAACGGGCTTCTGACCTGCGGCCAGGGGCAGCGGGTCGGCATTATGGCCGGTTCCGGCGTCGGGAAATCGACACTCTTGGGGATGATCGCCCGCTATACCGAGGCGGACGTCAACGTGATCGCCCTGATCGGCGAGCGGGGGCGCGAGCTGCGGGAGTTCATCGAGAAGGACCTCCAGGAGCAGGGGCTCAAGAAAACGGTGGTGGTGGTCGCCACCTCTGACCAGCCGCCGCTTGTCCGCATGCGGGGCGCCTATATCGCCACCACCATCGCCGAATATTTTCAGCAACAGGGCAAGAAGGTGCTGCTGATGATGGACTCGGCCACCCGTTTTGCCATGGCCATGCGCGAAGTCGGCCTGGCCATCGGGGAACCGCCGACCACCAAGGGCTACACGCCGTCGGTCTTTGCCGCCCTGCCCAAGCTGCTGGAGCGCACCGGCAATTTCCCCGACGGGAGCATCACCGGCCTGTACACCGTGCTGGTCGAGGGGGACGATTTCAACGAACCGATATCGGACGCCATGCGCAGCATCCTGGACGGTCATATCGTCCTCTCCCGAAGCCTGGCGGCGCGCAACATCTATCCGCCCATCGATGTGCTGGCCAGCGCCAGCAGGGTCATGGCGGATGTGACCACCGGCGAGCACCTGGACCTGGCCGGCAAGTTCAAGGAAGCACTGGCAACGCACCGCCAGTCCGAGGACCTTATCAATATCGGGGCCTACAAGGCGGGCAGCAATCCCGGTATAGATTATGCTGTAGCACGCTATGACGGCATGGTGACCTATCTCAAGCAGGCCGTCCAGGACCCGGTGTCCATGTTCGATGCGGTCCAGGGCCTCAAGAAGCTCTTTGAGGCCTGA
- the fliJ gene encoding flagellar export protein FliJ, whose protein sequence is MKGNGFKLEQVLHYRCEIEKMRKQEFASAKRDFEHAGDRLKREKERVATLAEEFSHRQGELESIQEMRMYADFFARKREDIKQQKERLDQLGTIMNDRRDFLLAAAKDKKVLESLKEQKAKEFKRMMDHKEQAFLDEISIQKKGNKP, encoded by the coding sequence GTGAAAGGCAATGGCTTCAAACTGGAGCAGGTGCTCCACTACCGCTGCGAAATCGAAAAGATGCGCAAGCAGGAGTTTGCCTCGGCCAAGCGTGATTTCGAGCATGCGGGCGACCGGCTCAAACGGGAAAAAGAACGGGTGGCAACTCTTGCCGAGGAGTTCAGCCACCGCCAGGGCGAACTGGAAAGCATCCAGGAGATGCGCATGTACGCCGACTTCTTTGCCCGCAAGCGTGAGGACATCAAGCAGCAGAAGGAACGGCTCGATCAACTCGGCACCATCATGAATGATCGGCGAGATTTTTTACTGGCTGCGGCCAAGGACAAAAAAGTGTTGGAATCGCTTAAAGAACAGAAGGCGAAAGAGTTCAAACGGATGATGGACCATAAGGAACAGGCGTTTTTGGACGAAATATCCATCCAGAAAAAGGGTAACAAACCGTGA
- a CDS encoding flagellar hook-length control protein FliK: MDTGQMSMMPASAAVATLVAMQLASPATGLPEGEGQAGGNFAGVLQGMTDQKAPQGAGSASAGTGAPASVPPEKDGGTDAATVAQDGMSGLMAGLLATLDMSAKPLATGAEPTTDVPSAGTSAAKPQDVALNADGIQSALLVQMNGSRMLQADGTVMQQTAAAPVPEVGTTTGGTQPALPIRTNGSSMPGADGTAAQPNVAALVAESAVAADGGAMAIPGALAAGSDGGQKPAGDAESLTASQAVPAKSRLPDFSATLGGAPRHALPTEPAAAQPVMAAAEQNASTTSVGNLATERGTASNGQTVTAGEATLTRAGSNTPGQVAAEVKTAPSPQVTVEQQQAVILPRSAALEAALAGGPTQKDGGAPEPAKTVPAAPTAQNAQATETLPATAGKAAPDVQLPNQAAATADARTSREQTRMAADTGVVPEAGKKSAELGGETAQARVEREAVAKAVESASVDAAQSPGDAPTGGEFSNGGEKGAADQFTNGQFQTAAVHQQGKVEGASVASNIAAPLQNSGQRPVLSEQIMQQVKDRLANHEIKTGTDQIVLKLSPENLGDLRVNMSMDGQRLKVEIVAENRMVRDTLLQNTDSLKESLARQNISMESFDVSTAGRGGAGNPGQGQQQNAWREFAEQKQQNAWLSSGGYRLPDTATAVSSQLAYQTPSRHTMVDLHF, translated from the coding sequence ATGGATACAGGACAGATGAGTATGATGCCGGCGAGTGCCGCTGTGGCAACGCTGGTCGCCATGCAGCTGGCTTCTCCCGCAACCGGGTTACCGGAAGGGGAGGGGCAGGCCGGCGGCAATTTCGCCGGGGTGCTGCAAGGGATGACGGACCAGAAGGCGCCTCAAGGGGCGGGGTCCGCTTCCGCCGGCACAGGCGCTCCGGCGTCGGTGCCGCCGGAGAAGGATGGCGGGACCGATGCGGCGACGGTCGCGCAGGATGGCATGAGCGGGCTGATGGCGGGATTGCTCGCGACGCTCGATATGAGCGCCAAACCGCTTGCAACGGGCGCGGAGCCCACTACCGATGTGCCGTCGGCTGGCACTTCGGCCGCAAAGCCACAGGATGTGGCGCTGAATGCAGACGGGATACAGTCGGCCCTGCTGGTTCAGATGAATGGCAGCAGAATGCTGCAAGCGGATGGCACGGTTATGCAGCAGACTGCTGCGGCGCCGGTGCCGGAGGTTGGCACAACGACAGGCGGGACCCAGCCGGCCCTGCCGATTCGGACGAACGGCAGCAGCATGCCGGGGGCCGACGGCACGGCTGCCCAGCCGAATGTCGCAGCGCTGGTGGCGGAAAGTGCCGTTGCAGCCGATGGCGGCGCCATGGCTATCCCGGGGGCGTTGGCCGCAGGAAGCGACGGCGGGCAGAAGCCGGCCGGAGATGCGGAATCGCTGACGGCCTCCCAGGCGGTTCCGGCGAAGAGCCGGTTGCCAGACTTTTCAGCCACGTTGGGGGGAGCCCCCCGGCACGCTTTACCGACGGAGCCGGCGGCAGCACAGCCGGTTATGGCAGCTGCAGAACAAAACGCTTCGACGACGAGCGTTGGCAACCTTGCCACAGAACGTGGCACGGCGTCGAACGGTCAGACCGTGACTGCCGGTGAAGCGACGCTCACCCGTGCCGGCTCGAACACGCCGGGGCAGGTCGCCGCAGAGGTCAAAACGGCACCATCACCGCAGGTGACTGTGGAACAGCAGCAGGCAGTGATCCTGCCACGCTCAGCCGCTCTTGAGGCTGCGCTGGCGGGAGGCCCCACCCAGAAGGATGGCGGCGCGCCGGAACCGGCCAAAACAGTTCCAGCGGCGCCGACGGCGCAGAATGCGCAGGCAACGGAAACGCTCCCGGCCACCGCAGGGAAGGCGGCACCGGATGTGCAGCTGCCGAACCAGGCGGCGGCAACCGCCGATGCCCGTACCAGCCGTGAACAAACACGGATGGCGGCCGATACCGGAGTCGTGCCCGAGGCCGGGAAAAAGAGTGCGGAGCTTGGAGGAGAGACCGCCCAGGCGCGTGTCGAGCGCGAGGCGGTGGCAAAGGCCGTGGAAAGCGCCTCGGTTGACGCGGCACAATCCCCCGGCGATGCGCCGACCGGCGGCGAGTTCAGCAACGGCGGCGAGAAAGGTGCGGCGGACCAGTTTACCAACGGTCAGTTCCAGACCGCCGCGGTGCACCAACAAGGGAAGGTCGAAGGCGCAAGCGTAGCGAGCAACATCGCTGCTCCGCTCCAAAACAGCGGGCAGCGGCCCGTACTTTCCGAGCAGATCATGCAGCAGGTCAAGGACCGTCTCGCGAACCACGAGATCAAAACGGGCACCGACCAGATCGTGCTGAAGCTTTCGCCGGAAAATCTCGGCGACTTGCGGGTGAACATGAGTATGGACGGGCAACGCCTGAAGGTTGAGATCGTGGCGGAAAACCGGATGGTGCGTGACACCCTGCTGCAAAATACCGACTCGCTCAAGGAGTCGTTGGCGCGGCAGAACATCAGCATGGAGTCCTTTGACGTGTCGACCGCCGGTCGTGGCGGAGCGGGCAACCCCGGCCAGGGGCAACAGCAGAATGCCTGGCGCGAGTTTGCCGAGCAGAAACAACAAAACGCCTGGCTGTCGTCGGGCGGCTACCGCCTGCCGGATACAGCAACGGCGGTTTCAAGCCAGCTGGCATATCAAACGCCATCCCGGCACACGATGGTCGATCTTCATTTTTGA
- a CDS encoding flagellar hook assembly protein FlgD encodes MVSSVTSTTTTSSAAVQMQKDLGFTGQDFLKLFIAQLQNQDPLSPQDSSAFLGQLAQMSQVEQAYNTNTNLTSLLTAQNNATSMNSVSFIGKTVKANGNSVAFDGTSAATLQYNLAGASASSTVTITDASGKTVRTATVAAQSAGDNTFTWDGRDNSGTLLPAGAYTFAVSSTSAGGSAVTATPYTSGTVNGVAFVNGVPALTIGSVSVALSDVLSVKGV; translated from the coding sequence ATGGTAAGTAGCGTCACTTCAACAACCACTACCTCGTCGGCCGCGGTCCAAATGCAAAAAGACCTGGGTTTTACCGGCCAGGACTTCCTGAAACTTTTCATCGCCCAGCTGCAGAACCAGGACCCCTTGTCACCCCAGGATTCCTCGGCATTTTTGGGACAACTGGCCCAGATGTCGCAAGTGGAACAGGCCTATAATACGAACACGAATTTGACGAGCCTGCTGACGGCCCAGAATAACGCCACCAGCATGAACAGCGTGTCGTTTATCGGCAAAACGGTCAAGGCGAACGGCAACAGCGTAGCGTTCGACGGAACATCGGCGGCAACACTCCAGTACAACCTCGCCGGCGCTTCGGCATCCTCCACCGTCACGATCACCGATGCATCGGGGAAAACGGTCAGGACCGCCACCGTCGCGGCACAGTCCGCGGGGGATAACACCTTTACCTGGGATGGACGTGACAACAGCGGGACGCTGCTCCCGGCCGGGGCCTACACCTTTGCCGTATCGAGCACGTCGGCCGGCGGTTCTGCCGTAACGGCAACCCCCTACACCAGCGGGACGGTTAACGGCGTGGCCTTTGTCAACGGTGTCCCAGCCCTCACCATCGGCTCCGTGTCCGTGGCGTTGTCCGATGTCCTCAGCGTCAAGGGGGTGTAA
- a CDS encoding TIGR02530 family flagellar biosynthesis protein, with translation MVDQIFFPNPVQPGRQERPQPQKPTSGQVADSSFARVLDGKLPSQGVKFSQHAQERLKSRNIVLSANDIANLEGAVNNVAQKGGKESLVMMKDAALVVSITNRTVVTALDRNQMQGNVFTNIDSAVII, from the coding sequence ATGGTAGACCAGATTTTTTTCCCAAACCCCGTCCAGCCGGGAAGGCAAGAACGCCCCCAGCCGCAGAAACCGACGAGCGGACAGGTTGCGGATTCTTCGTTTGCCCGCGTACTGGATGGAAAACTCCCGAGCCAAGGGGTAAAGTTCTCGCAACACGCCCAGGAGAGGCTCAAATCGCGTAACATCGTCCTCTCCGCCAACGACATCGCCAACCTTGAAGGGGCCGTCAACAATGTAGCCCAGAAGGGTGGCAAGGAATCTCTGGTCATGATGAAGGATGCGGCACTGGTGGTGAGCATCACGAACCGCACCGTGGTAACCGCCCTGGACAGAAACCAGATGCAGGGCAACGTGTTCACGAACATCGATTCAGCAGTCATCATCTGA
- a CDS encoding flagellar hook-basal body protein, with protein sequence MGLTSAMFTGVSGLLANADAINVIGNNLSNVNTVGYKDSRTLFSDMLSLNVGNNSQIGTGVKVQKIDNLFSAGSYESSTNVTDVAVQGDGFFVLASPNATTATASTAYYTRAGSFRLDSTGFGLVNPDGYKVVDTAGNAIVFSQTATDAAGNTLQFQKVSAIDSTGTLSLLYADANGNTATLPYAGAGVAPTPASTAVKMAEAKIPNPQGMLKQGGTLFTLTAASGTPTTPATGVFASANGTSEKLLSNDLEYSNVDMATEFVNMITTQRAYSANSKTITTADQMTQEVLNLKQ encoded by the coding sequence ATGGGTCTTACATCCGCAATGTTTACCGGCGTCAGCGGCCTTCTGGCCAACGCCGATGCCATCAACGTCATAGGCAACAACCTGTCCAACGTCAACACCGTCGGGTACAAGGACTCCCGTACGCTCTTTTCCGACATGCTGTCCCTGAACGTCGGCAACAATTCCCAGATCGGCACCGGCGTGAAGGTGCAGAAGATCGACAACCTGTTCTCGGCCGGGTCGTACGAGAGCAGCACGAACGTCACCGACGTGGCCGTGCAGGGTGACGGCTTTTTCGTACTGGCCAGCCCGAATGCCACCACGGCTACCGCCTCGACGGCATATTACACCAGGGCCGGCTCCTTCCGGCTCGACAGCACCGGCTTCGGCCTGGTGAACCCCGATGGCTACAAGGTGGTCGATACGGCCGGCAACGCCATTGTGTTCAGTCAGACAGCAACGGACGCCGCCGGCAACACCCTTCAGTTCCAGAAGGTTTCCGCCATAGACTCGACCGGCACCCTCTCGCTGCTGTACGCGGACGCCAACGGCAATACGGCCACCCTCCCCTATGCCGGGGCGGGCGTTGCCCCGACACCCGCCTCGACGGCGGTGAAGATGGCCGAGGCCAAGATTCCCAACCCCCAGGGCATGCTTAAGCAGGGGGGGACGCTCTTCACGCTGACCGCCGCCTCGGGTACCCCGACGACTCCGGCGACCGGCGTCTTCGCCAGTGCCAACGGCACCAGCGAAAAGCTCCTCTCCAACGACCTCGAGTACAGCAACGTGGACATGGCGACGGAGTTCGTGAACATGATCACCACCCAGCGGGCCTATTCCGCCAACTCCAAGACCATCACCACGGCGGACCAGATGACCCAGGAAGTGTTGAACCTTAAACAGTAA